TTTGAATCCCATCAAAAAGTCCAACCGCATAGCCCGACGAATCGGGCGACGTGGAATGGCGGAGAGAGTGGGATTCGAACCCACGAGAGCCTTGCAGCCCTACCTGTTTTCAAGACAGGCGCACTAGACCAACTATGCGATCTCTCCATGGCGGAAGGTGTGGGATTCGAACCCACGTGGCGGCTTTTAGACCACCGACGGTTTAGCAAACCGTTCCCTTAAGCCTCTCGGGCAACCTTCCATTTACTTGACGATTCTAACAGAAAAATACTCTCGGAGCAACCGTTTTGTGCGCAAAATTCATATCTGGAGTATAATGCAATTATTGTAATTCTCTCGACTACGCTCGAGATAAAGGAGGCTATATGAGCGAAGTTAAATTAGGCAAATATAGACATTTCAAAGGCATGATTGTCGATGTCATCGGCATTGCACTCCACAGCGAAACGATCGAGGAGATGGTTGTTTACAACCACCCCGATCCGGTGAAGGGCAAAGACGCCAATACGATGTGGGTCCGCCCGAAAGCGATGTTTCTAGAAACCGTTGAGAAAGACGGCAAAACTATCCCGCGATTTGAATACATTGGGGGGTAATGCAAACAAGATTTTATAAAAATGAAGATTATGAATCTGTCAAATCAATTCTTTCGGAAGCAGATATGTTCGACGAGGTTTGGGATAGCAAACAACATCTCGCAAAAAAGATTCAATTAGAAGCCAAGGGCATTCTCTTAGCCGTAGAAAATAAGGAAATCATCGGCTGCATTTATGTAAATCGTAATCCTTGGGCTTGTTTTCTGTATCGGTTAGCAGTGAGAAAACAATATCGCAAAAAAGGGGCAGGAACGCTTTTGATTGAGACTGCTACCAACATGC
This DNA window, taken from Patescibacteria group bacterium, encodes the following:
- a CDS encoding GNAT family N-acetyltransferase, whose protein sequence is MQTRFYKNEDYESVKSILSEADMFDEVWDSKQHLAKKIQLEAKGILLAVENKEIIGCIYVNRNPWACFLYRLAVRKQYRKKGAGTLLIETATNMLQEEGVEEVAIYVDSSNEDLQNFYEKRGFIKGGLYRCMYKKLDGEDE
- a CDS encoding DUF1653 domain-containing protein, whose protein sequence is MSEVKLGKYRHFKGMIVDVIGIALHSETIEEMVVYNHPDPVKGKDANTMWVRPKAMFLETVEKDGKTIPRFEYIGG